The proteins below are encoded in one region of Misgurnus anguillicaudatus chromosome 24, ASM2758022v2, whole genome shotgun sequence:
- the gucy2f gene encoding retinal guanylyl cyclase 2, protein MQHIHLPFGGSVWELLSYHCCPILRNRHSLSTLPFYSIQLWIILGILSVPCCVQCQIFKVGVLGPWNCDPYFAKALPAVASRLAVGRINEDFSLDLGCTMDFVILQEPCETSKALTSFVQYENIADAFVGPTNPGYCNAASLMAKNWDKAIFSWACINYELDRVEGYPTFARTLPSPTRVLYNVLKYFRWANVAVVSSNEDIWIDTATKVANALRNQRLPVGIVTSIGNNDTMMENTLLSIQNAGQIKVIIMCMHSVLIGGEQQASFLMKAYDMGLTNGRYVFLPYDTLLYSLPYTNTTYFPLQNNTKLRKAYDAVLTITVESELMSFNEAFNMTKMLGELTVSQEPQQVSPLFGTIYNSLYLIAKSMHNARRAGKWLSGSNLAFFTKNITFTGFNQNIRVDAQGNGQTSYVILDTDGWGAQLYRSFQVDLTSDIVLFAGTSIHFPGGSPPPSDSSCWFDPKTICTGGVEIIYVVIAFVIVLTLVLGSVGLTLFVRRRIQQIQLIKGPNRILLTLDDLTFINPQLSKRKITLEDLSDSKSYIDEKSTGGRSRSINSMATATHETSNVAVYEGDWVWLKKFREGHFKEVKQSTTKIFTKMKDLRNENVNPFLGFFTDCEMFAIVTEHCSRGSLHDLLRNEDVKLDWMFKSSLVLDLIKGMKYLHHRDFPHGHLKSRNCVVDGRFVLKITDYGYNEILETQKAPKENPPPEDLFWTAPELLRDLENPRKGTYKGDVYSFSIILQEVVVRGGPYCMLGLSPEEIIRKVKKPPPMCRPTVAPDQAPLECIQLMKQCWGEQPDRRPSFDEIFDQFKLINKGKKTNIIDSMLRMLEQYSSNLEDLIRERTEELEVEKQRTEKLLAEMLPPSVAEALKTGVSVEPEYFDQVTIYFSDIVGFTTISSLSDPIEVVDLLNDLYTLFDAVLGNHDVYKVETIGDAYMVASGLPKRNGNKHAAEIANMSLNILSSVGSFKMRHMPEVPVRIRIGVHSGSCVAGVVGLTMPRYCLFGDTVNTASRMESTGLPYRIHVNISTVNILRSLNDGYKIEVRGKTELKGKGIEETYWLVGKSNFTKPLPKPPEMKPGDNWKDMVTEEIKSIFRKANRQVDKPKI, encoded by the exons ATGCAACATATTCACCTCCCATTCGGAGGTTCTGTATGGGAGTTATTGAGTTACCATTGTTGCCCCATCCTCAGAAACAGACACAGCCTCTCAACCCTCCCATTTTACAGCATTCAACTATGGATTATTCTTGGCATTTTGTCAGTTCCATGCTGTGTTCAGTGTCAGATTTTCAAAGTGGGAGTCTTAGGGCCTTGGAACTGTGACCCTTATTTCGCAAAAGCACTACCTGCTGTAGCATCTAGACTGGCCGTTGGTCGCATCAACGAGGATTTCAGTTTAGACCTGGGCTGTACGATGGACTTTGTCATCCTTCAAGAGCCATGCGAAACATCGAAAGCATTGACTTCATTCGTACAATATGAGAACATAGCGGATGCATTTGTAGGCCCTACAAATCCAGGATACTGCAACGCAGCATCTCTTATGGCCAAGAATTGGGACAAAGCTATATTTTCATGGGCCTGCATTAACTACGAGTTAGACCGGGTCGAGGGCTACCCAACATTTGCACGTACTTTACCATCTCCAACCCGGGTGCTATATAATGTTCTCAAGTATTTCAGATGGGCTAACGTGGCCGTTGTGTCTTCTAATGAGGATATATGGATTGACACTGCCACCAAAGTGGCCAATGCCCTCAGAAACCAAAGGCTTCCTGTTGGCATTGTTACGTCCATAGGGAATAACGATACCATGATGGAGAACACATTGTTGAGCATCCAAAACGCAGGACAGATTAAAG TGATCATTATGTGCATGCACTCAGTGCTCATTGGAGGTGAGCAACAAGCATCTTTTCTGATGAAGGCGTATGATATGGGGCTGACAAATGGACGCTATGTGTTCTTACCATACGACACTCTCCTGTACAGCCTGCCGTACACCAACACCACCTATTTCCCATTACAAAACAACACCAAACTACGCAAAGCCTATGATGCTGTTCTCACCATTACCGTTGAGTCGGAGTTGATGTCGTTCAATGAAGCGTTCAATATGACCAAAATGCTTGGAGAACTAACAGTGTCTCAGGAGCCACAACAG GTCTCTCCACTTTTTGGTACCATCTACAACAGTTTGTACCTCATTGCCAAGTCCATGCACAATGCCAGAAGAGCAGGTAAGTGGCTGTCTGGGAGCAACTTGGCCTTCTTCACAAAGAACATCACGTTCACTGGGTTCAACCAGAACATCCGTGTTGACGCCCAAGGAAACGGGCAGACCAGCTATGTTATTTTGGACACTGATGGGTGGGGAGCTCAGCTTTATCGCAGCTTTCAAGTGGACCTGACTTCAGACATAGTCCTGTTTGCCGGCACGTCCATACATTTCCCTGGAGGATCCCCGCCGCCTTCAGATTCTAGCTGCTGGTTTGACCCCAAAACTATCTGCACAGGAG GTGTGGAAATAATATATGTCGTCATAGCTTTTGTCATTGTATTAACTTTAGTTCTCGGTTCTGTTGGCCTAACTTTGTTCGTAAG GAGGCGAATCCAACAAATCCAGCTGATTAAAGGACCCAACCGAATCTTGCTTACACTTGATGACCTAACCTTCATCAACCCTCAACTGAGCAAGAGG AAAATCACACTTGAGGATCTAAGTGATTCAAAAAGTTACATTGATGAGAAAAGCACGGGGGGTCGCTCTCGGTCTATCAACAGTATGGCAACAGCAACACATGAAACTTCAAATGTGGCCGTCTATGAG GGGGATTGGGTTTGGCTTAAAAAATTTAGGGAGGGACATTTCAAGGAGGTCAAACAAAGCACCACTAAGATATTTACCAAG ATGAAGGACCTACGAAATGAAAATGTGAATCCGTTTTTGGGGTTCTTCACCGATTGTGAGATGTTTGCCATCGTCACTGAACACTGTTCTCGGGGAAGTCTACATGATCTTCTTCGCAATGAAGACGTCAAACTGGACTGGATGTTTAAATCTTCATTAGTTTTGGATCTTATTAAG GGCATGAAATATCTTCACCACAGGGATTTCCCTCATGGGCACTTGAAATCTCGTAACTGTGTGGTAGATGGACGCTTCGTCCTAAAGATCACCGATTATGGTTACAATGAGATCCTTGAGACGCAGAAGGCTCCAAAAGAAAATCCACCACCAGAGG ATCTCTTCTGGACAGCCCCTGAACTTCTTAGAGATCTTGAAAATCCACGAAAAGGAACGTATAAAGGAGATGTGTATAGCTTTTCGATAATACTTCAAGAAGTCGTTGTCAGAGGAGGACCCTACTGCATGCTCGGATTGTCTCCTGAAG AAATAATAAGGAAGGTGAAGAAACCTCCACCTATGTGCAGGCCTACTGTAGCTCCAGATCAAGCTCCACTGGAATGCATTCAGCTGATGAAACAGTGCTGGGGTGAACAACCTGACCGAAGACCTTCATTTGATGAGATATTTGATCAG TTCAAACTCATCAACAAGGGCAAAAAGACCAATATCATTGACTCAATGCTGCGTATGTTGGAGCAGTATTCCTCAAATCTGGAGGATCTGATTAGGGAAAGAACGGAGGAGCTGGAGGTGGAGAAGCAGAGGACCGAGAAGCTTCTAGCTGAAATGCTTCCTCC TTCTGTGGCAGAAGCTTTGAAAACCGGTGTCTCCGTCGAGCCAGAATATTTTGATCAGGTCACCATCTACTTCAGTGACATTGTGGGCTTCACCACCATCTCATCCCTTAGCGATCCAATCGAGGTTGTTGACCTGCTTAATGATCTGTATACTCTATTTGACGCTGTGCTGGGAAACCATGATGTCTACAAG GTCGAAACAATTGGAGATGCCTACATGGTGGCCTCTGGGCTGCCGAAGAGGAACGGCAACAAACATGCGGCAGAGATTGCAAACATGTCCTTGAACATTCTCAGCTCGGTGGGATCCTTCAAGATGCGGCACATGCCGGAAGTACCGGTCAGGATACGGATCGGCGTTCATTCCG gGTCATGTGTTGCTGGGGTCGTGGGTTTAACTATGCCTAGATACTGCCTTTTTGGAGATACAGTCAACACCGCCTCTCGTATGGAATCTACAGGGTTGC CTTACAGAATTCATGTGAACATTAGTACAGTGAACATTCTTCGGTCATTGAACGATGGGTACAAAATAGAAGTTAGAGGAAAGACTGAGCTGAAG ggTAAAGGTATAGAAGAAACTTACTGGCTTGTTGGAAAATCAAATTTCACAAAGCCTTTGCCAAAACCACCAGAGATGAAACCAGG